A single Deltaproteobacteria bacterium DNA region contains:
- a CDS encoding amidohydrolase family protein — MSWLLVAAPLLCLADPCALVGARVEVGDGTVHERATVLLRDGKIVAVGPRLALPEGTRRIDVSGKTITPGLVEVHSLFGLSEVSAVQSTSDHALGGEVAAPGFRVAPAFNPESMRIPLARSEGITGTVIRPTGALLHGEGVWVDLSGELADRPDPTRPAAAFGAVGEGAAASVGGSRGGVWLRLRQHFEDARAYGKDRKAFERGASRPLSLSPLHLRALLPVLAGALPLVLEADRASDILAALDLAREEKLRLVITGGAEAWRVAAELKAAGVPVILRPSQQRPTRFETLKAVDDAATRLHAAGVRLVITGAGWTMAPGRLRQEAGLAVAQGLPRAEALRAITLTPAELMGKGAELGSLSPGKRATLVVWSGDPLELSTVAETVLIDGRERSLRTRQLDLAERYLAR, encoded by the coding sequence ATGAGCTGGCTCCTGGTCGCCGCGCCCCTGCTCTGCCTCGCCGACCCCTGCGCCCTGGTGGGCGCCCGGGTGGAGGTGGGCGACGGCACCGTCCACGAGCGCGCCACGGTGCTCCTGCGGGACGGGAAGATCGTCGCCGTGGGTCCGCGCCTGGCGCTCCCCGAGGGCACGCGGCGGATCGACGTCTCGGGAAAGACGATCACCCCGGGCCTGGTGGAGGTGCACTCCCTCTTCGGCCTCTCGGAGGTCTCGGCGGTGCAGAGCACCAGCGACCACGCCCTCGGCGGGGAGGTCGCGGCGCCGGGCTTCCGGGTGGCGCCGGCCTTCAACCCGGAGAGCATGCGCATCCCCCTGGCGCGCAGCGAGGGGATCACCGGGACCGTGATCCGGCCCACCGGCGCCCTGCTCCACGGCGAGGGCGTGTGGGTCGACCTGAGCGGTGAGCTCGCCGACCGCCCCGATCCCACCCGGCCCGCGGCCGCCTTCGGCGCGGTGGGGGAGGGCGCGGCCGCCTCGGTCGGGGGCAGCCGGGGCGGGGTCTGGCTGCGCCTGCGCCAGCACTTCGAGGACGCCCGGGCCTACGGCAAGGATCGCAAGGCCTTCGAGCGCGGCGCCTCGCGTCCCCTCTCCCTCTCCCCCCTGCACCTGCGGGCCCTCCTCCCGGTGCTCGCGGGAGCGCTGCCCCTGGTGCTGGAGGCCGACCGGGCCAGCGACATCCTCGCCGCCCTGGACCTCGCCCGGGAGGAGAAGCTCCGGCTGGTGATCACCGGCGGGGCCGAGGCCTGGCGGGTGGCGGCCGAGCTGAAGGCGGCCGGGGTGCCGGTGATCCTGCGGCCGAGCCAGCAGCGGCCGACCCGCTTCGAGACCCTCAAGGCCGTGGACGACGCGGCGACCCGCCTCCACGCGGCCGGGGTGCGGCTGGTGATCACCGGCGCGGGCTGGACCATGGCGCCCGGCCGCCTGCGCCAGGAGGCCGGCCTCGCCGTCGCTCAGGGCCTGCCCCGGGCCGAGGCCCTGCGGGCCATCACCCTCACGCCCGCCGAGCTGATGGGCAAGGGCGCCGAGCTCGGCTCCCTCTCTCCCGGCAAGCGCGCCACCCTCGTCGTCTGGAGTGGCGACCCCCTCGAGCTCTCCACCGTCGCCGAGACCGTCCTCATCGACGGCCGCGAGCGCTCCCTCCGCACCCGCCAGCTCGACCTC